One genomic region from Nymphaea colorata isolate Beijing-Zhang1983 chromosome 10, ASM883128v2, whole genome shotgun sequence encodes:
- the LOC116262121 gene encoding beta-glucosidase-like SFR2, chloroplastic isoform X1 produces MAVLGLIFTATKLAGVLVTITVAANALSFSRYRRKNLRPIRPLIDESSDTLANFDVGAEVEEHRFFFGLATAPAHVEDNLNDAWLQFAEERPCGGTESSQGLQQADALMASASGDGGSHQGKASGNEKKTRKRKPLKIAMEAMIRGFRKYSEQDEEEEDRDEEENVDCEHNVAAWHNVPHPEERLRFWSNPDTELRLAKDAGVSVFRMGIDWTRIMPTEPKNGKKETVDWAALERYKWIIQRVHHYGMKVMLTLFHHSLPPWAGDYGGWKMEKTVDYFMDFTSLVADSMWELVDYWVTFNEPHVFCMLTYCAGAWPGGNPDVLEVATSALPTGVFRQTMHWMTVAHSKAYDYIHGMSTDMESKVGIAHHVSFTRPYGLFDVPAAVLSNSLTLFPYVDAVSDKLDFIGINYYGQEVISGAGLKLVERDEYSESGRGIYPDGLYRILLQFHERYKHLDLPFIITENGVSDATDLIRRPYLLEHLLAIYAAMLEGVRVLGYLFWTISDNWEWADGYGPKFGLVAVDRINGLARIPRPSYFLFSKVVKSGKVTRQERERAWIELQSAAKEKKTRPFYRAVDKHGLMYAGGLDSPTWRPFIERDWRFGHYKMDGLEDPISRLSRFILAPLLHKKDNDQMFNEKTLVMQPLEVSL; encoded by the exons ATGGCTGTCCTCGGTTTAATCTTCACCGCCACGAAGCTTGCAGGAGTGCTGGTTACCATCACGGTGGCGGCCAACGCACTATCCTTTTCGCGTTATCGGCGAAAGAATCTCCGGCCAATTCGACCACTGATCGATGAGTCGTCCGATACGCTGGCCAATTTCGATGTCGGCGCTGAAG TTGAGGAACACAGATTCTTTTTCGGATTAGCTACAGCCCCCGCTCATGTCGAGGACAACCTAAATGACGCTTGGCTTCAGTTCGCAGAAGAACGACCCTGTGGGGGAACAGAATCCTCTCAGGGCTTGCAACAAGCTGATGCACTAATGGCTTCCGCATCCGGTGATGGTGGGTCCCACCAGGGAAAAGCTAgtggaaatgaaaagaagacgAGGAAAAGGAAACCTTTGAAGATTGCCATGGAGGCCATGATTAGAGGTTTCAGGAAGTATTCGgaacaagatgaagaagaagaagatagagatgaagaagagaatgtTGACTGCGAACACAATGTTGCTGCTTGGCATAATGTACCTCACCC TGAGGAGAGGTTGAGATTTTGGTCCAACCCCGATACTGAATTAAGGCTTGCCAAGGATGCTGGAGTCAGTGTTTTCCGTATGGGAATAGATTGGACTAGGATCATGCCTACCGAGCctaaaaatggaaagaaagaaact GTGGACTGGGCTGCATTAGAAAGATATAAGTGGATAATCCAGAGAGTTCATCATTATGGGATGAAGGTCATGCTGACTCTGTTCCACCATTCACTTCCTCCTTGGGCTGGAGATTATGGTGgttggaaaatggaaaaaactgTGGATTATTTCATGGATTTCACAAG TCTTGTCGCTGATAGCATGTGGGAATTGGTGGACTACTGGGTCACCTTTAATGAGCCTCATGTCTTTTGTATGTTAACGTACTGTGCTGGTGCCTGGCCTGGGGGAAATCCTGATGTGCTTGAAGTTGCAACTTCTGCCCTTCCAACTGGTGTTTTCCGGCAAACAATGCACTGGATGACTGTTGCACATTCAAAGGCTTACGATTATATTCATGGAATGAG CACAGATATGGAATCAAAGGTTGGAATAGCACATCATGTTTCATTTACCCGGCCATATGGCCTTTTTGATGTACCTGCTGCTGTCCTGTCTAATTCACTTACACTTTTTCCATATGTGGATGCTGTAAGTGACAAACTTGATTTCATCGGGATAAACTACTATGGACAG GAAGTGATTTCTGGAGCTGGCTTGAAGCTTGTGGAGAGGGATGAATACAGTGAATCTGGGCGTGGTATATATCCTGATGGCTTGTACaggattcttcttcaatttcatGAAAGATACAAACATCTCGATCTTCCTTTCATCATTACTGAAAATGGAGTATCTGATGCAACTGACCTAATTCGACGGCCTTATCTGTTAGAGCACCTGCTGGCCATATATGCAGCTATGCTAGAA GGAGTACGTGTGCTTGGATATTTGTTTTGGACAATATCAGATAACTGGGAATGGGCAGATGGATATGGTCCAAAGTTTGGACTTGTGGCAGTTGATCGAATTAATGGACTTGCGCGTATTCCACGCCCTTCatactttttgttttcaaag GTAGTCAAAAGTGGTAAAGTGACTCGccaggagagagaaagggcatggATTGAACTACAGAGtgctgcaaaagagaaaaagacgaGACCATTTTATCGTGCAGTTGACAAACATGGACTCATGTATGCAG GTGGTCTGGATAGTCCAACTTGGAGACCTTTCATTGAAAGGGACTGGAGATTTGGCCATTACAAGATGGATGGGCTAGAAGATCCAATCAGTCGCCTCTCTCGATTCATTCTTGCACCTTTGTTGCACAAAAAGGACAATGACCAGATGTTCAACGAGAAAACCTTAGTGATGCAGCCTCTTGAAGTCAGCCTATGA
- the LOC116262121 gene encoding beta-glucosidase-like SFR2, chloroplastic isoform X2: MAVLGLIFTATKLAGVLVTITVAANALSFSRYRRKNLRPIRPLIDESSDTLANFDVGAEVEEHRFFFGLATAPAHVEDNLNDAWLQFAEERPCGGTESSQGLQQADALMASASGDGGSHQGKASGNEKKTRKRKPLKIAMEAMIRGFRKYSEQDEEEEDRDEEENVDCEHNVAAWHNVPHPEERLRFWSNPDTELRLAKDAGVSVFRMGIDWTRIMPTEPKNGKKETVDWAALERYKWIIQRVHHYGMKVMLTLFHHSLPPWAGDYGGWKMEKTVDYFMDFTSLVADSMWELVDYWVTFNEPHVFCMLTYCAGAWPGGNPDVLEVATSALPTGVFRQTMHWMTVAHSKAYDYIHGMSTDMESKVGIAHHVSFTRPYGLFDVPAAVLSNSLTLFPYVDAVSDKLDFIGINYYGQEVISGAGLKLVERDEYSESGRGIYPDGLYRILLQFHERYKHLDLPFIITENGVSDATDLIRRPYLLEHLLAIYAAMLEGVRVLGYLFWTISDNWEWADGYGPKFGLVAVDRINGLARIPRPSYFLFSKVL; encoded by the exons ATGGCTGTCCTCGGTTTAATCTTCACCGCCACGAAGCTTGCAGGAGTGCTGGTTACCATCACGGTGGCGGCCAACGCACTATCCTTTTCGCGTTATCGGCGAAAGAATCTCCGGCCAATTCGACCACTGATCGATGAGTCGTCCGATACGCTGGCCAATTTCGATGTCGGCGCTGAAG TTGAGGAACACAGATTCTTTTTCGGATTAGCTACAGCCCCCGCTCATGTCGAGGACAACCTAAATGACGCTTGGCTTCAGTTCGCAGAAGAACGACCCTGTGGGGGAACAGAATCCTCTCAGGGCTTGCAACAAGCTGATGCACTAATGGCTTCCGCATCCGGTGATGGTGGGTCCCACCAGGGAAAAGCTAgtggaaatgaaaagaagacgAGGAAAAGGAAACCTTTGAAGATTGCCATGGAGGCCATGATTAGAGGTTTCAGGAAGTATTCGgaacaagatgaagaagaagaagatagagatgaagaagagaatgtTGACTGCGAACACAATGTTGCTGCTTGGCATAATGTACCTCACCC TGAGGAGAGGTTGAGATTTTGGTCCAACCCCGATACTGAATTAAGGCTTGCCAAGGATGCTGGAGTCAGTGTTTTCCGTATGGGAATAGATTGGACTAGGATCATGCCTACCGAGCctaaaaatggaaagaaagaaact GTGGACTGGGCTGCATTAGAAAGATATAAGTGGATAATCCAGAGAGTTCATCATTATGGGATGAAGGTCATGCTGACTCTGTTCCACCATTCACTTCCTCCTTGGGCTGGAGATTATGGTGgttggaaaatggaaaaaactgTGGATTATTTCATGGATTTCACAAG TCTTGTCGCTGATAGCATGTGGGAATTGGTGGACTACTGGGTCACCTTTAATGAGCCTCATGTCTTTTGTATGTTAACGTACTGTGCTGGTGCCTGGCCTGGGGGAAATCCTGATGTGCTTGAAGTTGCAACTTCTGCCCTTCCAACTGGTGTTTTCCGGCAAACAATGCACTGGATGACTGTTGCACATTCAAAGGCTTACGATTATATTCATGGAATGAG CACAGATATGGAATCAAAGGTTGGAATAGCACATCATGTTTCATTTACCCGGCCATATGGCCTTTTTGATGTACCTGCTGCTGTCCTGTCTAATTCACTTACACTTTTTCCATATGTGGATGCTGTAAGTGACAAACTTGATTTCATCGGGATAAACTACTATGGACAG GAAGTGATTTCTGGAGCTGGCTTGAAGCTTGTGGAGAGGGATGAATACAGTGAATCTGGGCGTGGTATATATCCTGATGGCTTGTACaggattcttcttcaatttcatGAAAGATACAAACATCTCGATCTTCCTTTCATCATTACTGAAAATGGAGTATCTGATGCAACTGACCTAATTCGACGGCCTTATCTGTTAGAGCACCTGCTGGCCATATATGCAGCTATGCTAGAA GGAGTACGTGTGCTTGGATATTTGTTTTGGACAATATCAGATAACTGGGAATGGGCAGATGGATATGGTCCAAAGTTTGGACTTGTGGCAGTTGATCGAATTAATGGACTTGCGCGTATTCCACGCCCTTCatactttttgttttcaaagGTACTATAG